A genomic stretch from Myxocyprinus asiaticus isolate MX2 ecotype Aquarium Trade chromosome 24, UBuf_Myxa_2, whole genome shotgun sequence includes:
- the LOC127414713 gene encoding integrin beta-4-like isoform X2: MGGWETHLAVGIYILMLSLTASHANEVNHCTAARTSTCSQCIQIGTGCAYCPDEIFEYERCDLKENLEAHKCRQMITVESTMEIKENVKINKLQKRSQVAPQLMYMSLLPGEEKEVEMEVFEPTRGPLDLYILMDFSNSMSDDLDNLKRMGDQLAELVGKISDDYTIGFGKFVDKVTEPQTDMRPSKLAQPWANSDPPFSFRNVITLTNNITYFRQRLQKERISGNLDAPEGGFDAILQAAVCQTQIGWRPDSTHLLVFSTESAFHYEADGTNVLAGILDRNDEKCHLTQDGNYTHDIRQDYPSIPTLVRLLMQHNIIPIFAITNHSYSYYEKLHDYFPIAELGQLQEDSSNILSILEKAFENIRSKISIRTEDKPKAVEAQILSQSGSSSEFGNFRITPGQIGKFKVRLKALTMVGEDHVCKSKPIDRAGMLRVKPTTFSSALRINAEVLCQSCLCEKTPNKNAVRCNGHGDFVCGKCQCYDGWLGPFCNCSAGASTDSAMCIGPDMKLPCNGKGDCMCGTCVCYNPKQFEGPFCQFDKSQCQRFGGFLCNDRGSCSMGRCVCTPGWTGDACECPTSNQTCLDSRGGICNGRGVCKCGRCECQHSGLPLSPTCESNFQAQLGMCEDKRSCVQCKAWNTGERKGRKCDDCHFIPIMVDELEDNASVIEKCSFRDEDDDCTYEYRVNYPLNNTAKEHRVLVKRKKDCPPAGFLWLIPLIMFLMLLLGLLLLCCWKYCACCQNACLALLPCCGRGRTVGFKEDHYLLRQSLLTSDHLDTPMVRNGPPKSTDIVRWKVTDNVHRGPNHPQNQVQPNPKETIQFPVSLRLNRQYSDTLSHPEARDADVLRQEVEDNLNNVFMQIPGVQRVQKTRFRTQRNSGKRQNNTIVDTVLSAPRASYPDIVKLTDKQVQAGNFHDLKVVPGYYTVASDREAAGAVEFQEGVESVDVRVPLFIKDEDDEKKELLVQAIDVPVGIAKINKDHVNITVIKEHARSIFTFLQPSYTFSRQDGVANIPISREIIEDGRTQVTYCTRDLTAKDKKDYISVDGDMNYGPGETQKSVPVKLLELGEGDGLLEDKQVKQFVMDLSNPRQSAKLGRYPRTTITIADKPEPSVVMFKKSTQTYNTMDPVYSIPVVRTRNQEGPTTVYWRTNKASRFDLSAPLKFGPGETEKNVVIDPRAYPSPIVPETLQLELFDPSTNAIIGERKTTLVNVVDARGDKSQDIQKPENVNKTATSPGGRLYSPNNIKAVPAGPRNIRLNWTPSGNANGYKVKYWIYGDPEADAQVMDVKTTHAELTNLYPYCDYEMRVCGYNGLGDGNYSDIIPCQTLEDIPGEPGRLAFNVISPTVTQVSWAEPAETNGVITAYEVIYTPINEDSKPTGATKKVMIDNPKKRMLLIENLQASQTYCYKVRARNKVGWGPYRDATINLATQPTRPMSIPIIPDIPIVDAEAGDDYDSYLMYSNEVLRSPTSSQRPSMTDLSDDQLLNGKWEQNFLFPGSSSSLSRNVSSSSTTYSHSTPRPAVTNHSSTTTYISGKGGSTSQRYNINMDGGLLKEEVTLRKRSDNRHYTDNDGVRDSIVMGNLSGGFLENQETRFNPGVPETPSRLVFSALGPTALKVSWQEPHCETDVMGYCVLYQQINGGEIKRIEVNNPTQNSVVVQDLLPNQSYIFKVKAQSLEGWGPEREGVITIESAVDPKSPLSPMPGSPFTLSTPSAPGPLIFTALSPDTLQLSWERPRKPNGDILGYVVTCEQLHGGGDLRSFQVNGNVATSLTVSDLRENIPYKFKVQAQTTQGFGPEREGIITIESQDGGSMSQHSSHSVTKREVFNLPTEITSHTMFTEPFMSQDGMMMMSSRQITESGGTITRQVEMVQRGVMSSSTVTNKVERKYYEA; the protein is encoded by the exons ATGGGAGGATGGGAGACACACCTAGCAGTGGGGATATACATTCTCATGCTCTCCTTGACGGCCAGCCATGCTAATGAGG TGAACCACTGTACTGCTGCCAGGACCAGTACCTGCTCACAATGTATCCAGATTGGCACAGGATGCGCCTACTGCCCAGATGAG atctTTGAGTATGAGCGTTGTGACCTGAAGGAAAACCTGGAGGCCCATAAATGTCGACAGATGATAACAGTTGAGAGCACCATGGAAATTAAAGAG AACGTGAAGATCAATAAATTGCAGAAGCGCTCTCAGGTGGCCCCTCAGCTGATGTACATGTCGCTTCTTCCTGGAGAGGAGAAGGAGGTTGAGATGGAGGTGTTTGAACCCACACGTGGCCCTCTGGACCTCTACATCCTTATGGACTTCTCCAACTCCATGTCTGATGATCTGGACAACCTGAAGaggatgggagaccagctag CTGAACTTGTTGGCAAAATCTCTGATGACTACACCATTGGATTTGGCAAGTTTGTGGATAAAGTCACCGAGCCTCAAACAGACATGAGACCATCCAA ATTAGCTCAGCCATGGGCCAACAGTGACCCTCCGTTTTCATTCCGCAACGTCATCACTCTCACCAACAACATCACCTACTTCAGACAGAGGCTTCAGAAAGAGCGTATATCTGGTAACCTGGATGCCCCGGAAGGGGGGTTTGATGCGATCCTACAGGCTGCCGTCTGCCAG ACTCAGATTGGTTGGAGGCCAGACAGCACCCACCTGCTAGTCTTCTCCACCGAATCAGCTTTCCATTATGAAGCAGACGGTACCAACGTGCTTGCGGGCATCTTGGATCGTAATGATGAGAAATGCCACCTGACTCAAGATGGAAATTACACACATGACATTCGTCAGGACTACCCGTCTATACCCACGCTAGTGCGACTCCTGATGCAACATAACATCATCCCGATCTTCGCCATTACTAACCACTCCTACTCGTACTATGAG AAACTGCATGATTACTTCCCCATTGCTGAGCTTGGACAGTTACAAGAAGATTCCTCCAACATTCTGAGCATTTTAGAAAAAGCTTTTGAG AATATTCGTTCCAAGATCAGTATCCGTACAGAGGATAAACCAAAAGCAGTGGAAGCTCAAATTCTCTCTCAATCCGGCAGTTCCTCTGAATTTGGAAATTTCAGAATTACACCGGGACAAATT GGTAAATTTAAGGTCCGTCTGAAGGCCCTTACTATGGTCGGAGAGGACCATGTGTGTAAGAGCAAGCCTATTGACCGAGCAGGAATGCTGAGAGTCAAACCCACCACCTTTAGCTCCGCCCTCAGAATCAATGCTGAAGTGCTGTGTCAGAGTTGTTTATGTGAAAAG ACCCCAAATAAAAATGCAGTGCGCTGTAACGGCCATGGAGATTTTGTCTGCGGGAAATGCCAGTGTTACGATGGATG GCTAGGTCCTTTCTGTAACTGTTCGGCGGGGGCCTCCACAGACTCGGCCATGTGTATTGGCCCTGACATGAAACTGCCGTGCAATGGAAAAGGGGACTGTATGTGTGGTACCTGTGTGTGCTATAACCCAAAACAATTTGAGGGGCCCTTCTGCCAGTTTGACAAATCTCAGTGCCAGAGATTTGGTGGATTCCTCTGTAATG ATCGTGGCAGTTGCAGTATGGGTAGATGTGTGTGTACACCCGGCTGGACTGGAGATGCCTGTGAGTGTCCCACCAGCAACCAAACATGCCTGGACAGCAGAGGG GGTATCTGCAACGGCCGTGGTGTGTGTAAATGTGGCCGCTGTGAATGTCAGCACTCTGGACTTCCACTGAGTCCCACTTGTGAATCTAATTTCCAG GCTCAACTGGGCATGTGTGAGGACAAGAGGAGCTGCGTTCAGTGCAAGGCCTGGAACACCGGCGAGAGAAAAGGAAGGAAGTGTGATGATTGTCACTTTATACCTATCATGGTGGACGAACTGGAAGACA ATGCCAGTGTGATCGAGAAGTGTAGCTTccgtgatgaagatgatgactgTACATATGAATatagggtgaattatcccttaaatAATACAGCTAAGGAACATCGTGTCCTAGTGAAGAGAAAGAAAG ACTGTCCACCTGCAGGTTTCCTGTGGTTGATTCCTCTGATTATGTTTTTGATGCTGCTGCTCGGTTTGCTTTTACTCTGCTGCTGGAAATACTGTGCCTGCTGCCAG AATGCCTGTCTTGCTCTTCTCCCATGCTGTGGCAGAG GTCGTACAGTGGGATTCAAAGAAGACCACTACCTTCTACGTCAGTCTTTGTTGACCTCTGATCATCTAGACACCCCAATGGTGCGCAACGGCCCACCTAAGAGCACCGACATTGTACGGTGGAAAGTGACAGACAATGTTCATCGAGGACCAAACCATCCACAGAACCAGGTTCAACCCAACCCCAAAGAGACCA tccAGTTTCCTGTCTCTCTTCGTCTGAACCGGCAGTATTCCGACACTCTTTCCCACCCTGAGGCTAGGGACGCAGATGTGCTGAGACAGGAGGTGGAAGATAAT CTCAATAACGTGTTCATGCAGATCCCAGGCGTACAGAGAGTGCAGAAGACTAGGTTCAG GACACAAAGAAATTCTGGAAAGAG ACAGAACAACACAATTGTCGACACGGTTTTATCTGCCCCTCGTGCCAGTTACCCTGATATTGTGAAACTGACAGATAAACAGGTTCAGGCTGGAAACTTCCATGACCTCAAAGTGGTTCCAGGCTACTACACCGTAGCTAGTGACAGAG AGGCGGCAGGTGCTGTGGAGTTTCAGGAGGGCGTGGAGTCTGTGGATGTCCGAGTTCCACTCTTCATCAAAGATGAGGATGATGAAAAGAAGGAGCTGCTTGTACAAGCCATTGACGTTCCAGTTGGAATTGCGAAAATCAACAAAGATCATGTCAACATCACTGTGATTAAGGAGCACG CCAGGAGCATCTTTACTTTCCTGCAGCCGTCATACACCTTCAGTCGACAGGATGGTGTGGCGAACATCCCCATTAGTCGAGAGATCATTGAGGATGGACGGACACAGGTCACATACTGCACCCGTGACCTCACTGCCAAAGACAAGAAG GACTATATCTCAGTTGATGGTGATATGAATTATGGACCAGGGGAGACACAGAAGTCCGTCCCAGTGAAACTCTTGGAGCTAGGGGAGGGAGATGGACTGCTGGAGGACAAACAAGTCAAACAGTTTGTGATGGATCTAAGTAATCCACGGCAAAGTGCTAAATTGGGTCGATACCCACGCACCACTATCACCATCGCTGATAAACCAG AACCCAGTGTTGTGATGTTTAAGAAGAGTACTCAAACTTACAACACTATGGACCCCGTCTACTCCATCCCTGTGGTACGCACTCGAAACCAGGAGGGTCCTACCACTGTGTACTGGCGCACAAACAAAGCCTCTCGTTTCGATCTCTCCGCTCCTCTCAAATTTGGCCCCGGTGAGACAGAAAAGAATGTTGTGATTGATCCTCGTGCATACCCATCACCCATTGTACCTGAGACCTTGCAACTGGAACTGTTTGACCCAAGCACCAATGCAATAATTGGAGAGAGGAAGACCACACTGGTGAATGTTGTCGATGCCAGAG GGGATAAAAGTCAGGATATCCAGAAACCTGAAAATGTtaataagacagccacatctccGGGAGGACGCCTCTACTCCCCAAACAATATCAAAGCTGTACCCGCTGGCCCTAGAAACATTCGTTTAAACTGGACCCCCAGTGGAAATGCCAATGGTTACAAG GTGAAGTACTGGATTTATGGAGACCCTGAGGCTGATGCTCAGGTCATGGATGTGAAGACTACTCATGCTGAGCTGACGAATCTTTACCCTTACTGCGATTATGAGATGCGTGTATGTGGCTACAATGGTCTTGGAGATGGCAATTACAGTGATATTATCCCATGTCAGACTCTGGAGGATA TACCTGGTGAACCTGGTCGCTTGGCTTTCAACGTCATCAGTCCAACTGTCACTCAGGTTAGCTGGGCGGAGCCAGCAGAGACAAATGGTGTCATCACTGCATATGAGGTCATCTACACACCAATCAATGAAGACAGCA AGCCAACCGGAGCTACTAAGAAGGTGATGATTGACAACCCCAAAAAGCGCATGCTGCTAATCGAGAACCTTCAAGCATCTCAGACGTACTGTTACAAAGTGCGTGCTCGCAATAAGGTAGGCTGGGGCCCATACAGAGATGCTACCATCAACCTGGCAACACAACCTACCAGACCCATGTCAA TTCCCATCATTCCAGACATCCCCATTGTGGATGCAGAGGCTGGTGATGACTATGACAGCTATCTGATGTACAGTAATGAAGTCCTACGATCCCCAACAAGCAGCCAGAGGCCAAGTATGACAGACCTGTCTGATG ATCAGCTTCTAAATGGAAAATGGGAACAGAATTTCCTGTTCCCAGGATCAAGCAGTTCCCTCTCCCGCAACGTCAGCTCTTCCTCAACCACGTACAGCCATTCCACACCCCGTCCTGCAGTGACCAATCATAGCAGCACCACAACATACATTTCTGGCAAAG GGGGCTCAACTTCCCAAAGATACAATATCAACATGGACGGTGGACTTCTAAAAGAGGAAGTGACCCTGAGAAAACGTTCTGACAACAGGCATTATACTGACAACGATGGTGTGAGGGATTCTATCGTGATGGGAAACTTGTCTGGTGGATTTTTGGAAAATCAAG AGACTCGCTTTAATCCGGGTGTTCCTGAGACTCCCAGCAGACTGGTATTCTCTGCCCTGGGGCCCACGGCCCTGAAAGTGAGCTGGCAGGAGCCCCACTGTGAGACGGATGTAATGGGGTACTGCGTCCTTTACCAGCAAATCAATGGTG GTGAGATAAAACGTATTGAGGTGAACAATCCCACTCAAAATTCTGTGGTGGTGCAGGATCTTTTGCCAAATCAGTCCTATATCTTCAAAGTGAAGGCCCAAAGTCTAGAAGGCTGGGGCCCTGAGAGAGAGGGAGTCATTACCATTGAGTCTGCTGTCGACCCCAAGAGTCCGCTTAGCCCAATGCCAG GGTCTCCGTTCACTCTCAGCACTCCCAGTGCTCCAGGACCTTTGATCTTCACAGCTTTAAGTCCAGACACCCTGCAGTTGAGCTGGGAGAGACCCCGCAAACCTAATGGGGACATCCTGGGCTACGTGGTGACCTGTGAACAGCTGCACGGAGGAG GTGATCTTCGCTCATTCCAGGTGAATGGCAATGTTGCAACATCTTTGACTGTGTCTGACCTGAGAGAAAACATTCCATACAAGTTTAAAGTTCAGGCACAGACCACGCAAGGCTTTGGGCCAGAGAGAGAGGGCATCATCACCATCGAATCCCAGGATGGAG GCTCCATGTCTCAGCACAGCAGTCATTCAGTTACTAAGAGAGAGGTCTTCAACCTACCAACAGAGATCACTTCTCACACCATGTTCACAGAACCTTTCATGTCCCAAG atggTATGATGATGATGTCGAGCAGGCAAATCACTGAGTCGGGCGGCACCATCACTCGACAGGTAGAGATGGTGCAGAGGGGCGTCATGTCCAGCAGTACCGTCACAAATAAGGTGGAGAGAAAGTACTATGAGGCCTAA